From a single Tursiops truncatus isolate mTurTru1 chromosome 20, mTurTru1.mat.Y, whole genome shotgun sequence genomic region:
- the CHD3 gene encoding chromodomain-helicase-DNA-binding protein 3 isoform X19, which yields MASPLRDEEEEEEEMVVSEEEEEEEEEGDEEEEEVEAADEDYEEDDDEGVLGRGPGHDRGRDRHSPPGCHLFPPPPPPPLPPPPPPPPPPPDKDDIRLLPSALGVKKRKRGPKKQKENKPGKARKRKKLDSEEEFGSERDEYREKSESGGSEYGTGPGRKRRRKHREKKEKKTKRRKKGEGDGGQKQVEQKSSATLLLTWGLEDVEHVFSEEDYHTLTNYKAFSQFMRPLIAKKNPKIPMSKMMTILGAKWREFSANNPFKGSAAAVAAAAAAAAAAVAEQVSAAVSSATPIAPSGPPALPPPPAADIQPPPIRRAKTKEGKGPGHKRRSKSPRVPDGRKKLRGKKMAPLKIKLGLLGGKRKKGGSYVFQSDEGPEPEAEESDLDSGSVHSASGRPDGPVRTKKLKRGRPGRKKKKVLGCPAVAGEEEVDGYETDHQDYCEVCQQGGEIILCDTCPRAYHLVCLDPELDRAPEGKWSCPHCEKEGVQWEAKEEEEDYEEEGEEEGEKEEEDDHMEYCRVCKDGGELLCCDACISSYHIHCLNPPLPDIPNGEWLCPRCTCPVLKGRVQKILHWRWGEPPVAVPAPQQADGNPDAPPARPLQGRSEREFFVKWVGLSYWHCSWAKELQLEIFHLVMYRNYQRKNDMDEPPPLDYGSGEDDGKSDKRKVKDPHYAEMEEKYYRFGIKPEWMTVHRIINHSVDKKGNYHYLVKWRDLPYDQSTWEEDEMNIPEYEDHKQSYWRHRELIMGEDPAQPRKYKKKKKELQGDGPPSSPTNDPTVKYETQPRFITATGGTLHMYQLEGLNWLRFSWAQGTDTILADEMGLGKTIQTIVFLYSLYKEGHTKGPFLVSAPLSTIINWEREFQMWAPKFYVVTYTGDKDSRAIIRENEFSFEDNAIKGGKKAFKMKREAQVKFHVLLTSYELITIDQAALGSIRWACLVVDEAHRLKNNQSKFFRVLNGYKIDHKLLLTGTPLQNNLEELFHLLNFLTPERFNNLEGFLEEFADISKEDQIKKLHDLLGPHMLRRLKADVFKNMPAKTELIVRVELSPMQKKYYKYILTRNFEALNSRGGGNQVSLLNIMMDLKKCCNHPYLFPVAAMESPKLPSGAYEGGALIKASGKLMLLQKMLRKLKEQGHRVLIFSQMTKMLDLLEDFLDYEGYKYERIDGGITGALRQEAIDRFNAPGAQQFCFLLSTRAGGLGINLATADTVIIFDSDWNPHNDIQAFSRAHRIGQANKVMIYRFVTRASVEERITQVAKRKMMLTHLVVRPGLGSKAGSMSKQELDDILKFGTEELFKDENEGENKEEDSSVIHYDNEAIARLLDRNQDATEDTDVQNMNEYLSSFKVAQYVVREEDKIEEIEREIIKQEENVDPDYWEKLLRHHYEQQQEDLARNLGKGKRVRKQVNYNDAAQEDQDNQSEYSVGSEEEDEDFDERPEGRRQSKRQLRNEKDKPLPPLLARVGGNIEVLGFNTRQRKAFLNAVMRWGMPPQDAFTTQWLVRDLRGKTEKEFKAYVSLFMRHLCEPGADGSETFADGVPREGLSRQQVLTRIGVMSLVKKKVQEFEHINGRWSMPELMPDPSADSKRSSRASSPTKTSPTTPEASAANSPCTSKPATPAPSEKGDGVRTPLEKDEAENQEEKPEKNSKIGEKMETEADTPSPAPSLGERLEPRKIPLEDEVPGVPGEMEPEPGYRGDREKSATESTPGERGEEKPMDGQEHRERPEGETGDLGKRAEDVKGDRELRPGPPRDEPRSNGRREEKAEKPRFMFNIADGGFTELHTLWQNEERAAVSSGKLNEIWHRRHDYWLLAGIVLHGYARWQDIQNDAQFAIINEPFKTEANKGNFLEMKNKFLARRFKLLEQALVIEEQLRRAAYLNLSQEPAHPAMALHARFAEAECLAESHQHLSKESLAGNKPANAVLHKVTDSWPL from the exons ATGGCTTCCCCTCTGagggacgaggaggaggaggaggaggagatggtggtgtcggaggaggaagaagaggaggaagaagagggcgacgaggaggaggaggaggtggaggcggCCGACGAGGACTACGAGGAGGACGACGACGAGGGAGTACTTGGGCGCGGGCCGGGCCACGACCGGGGCCGCGACCGCCACAGCCCCCCCGGCTGCCACCTcttcccgccgccgccgccgccgccgctgcccccgccgccgccgccgccacccccACCGCCAG ATAAGGATGACATTCGGCTGCTGCCTTCAGCACTGGgtgtgaagaagagaaaaagaggaccCAAGAAGCAGAAGGAGAACAAGCCAGGAAAAGCCCGAAAACGCAAGAAGCTT GACAGCGAGGAGGAATTTGGCTCTGAGCGAGATGAGTACCGGGAGAAGTCAGAGAGTGGAGGCAGTGAATATGGAACTGGACCAGGTCGGAAACGGAGAcggaagcacagagaaaaaaaggagaagaagacgAAGCGGCGGAAaaaaggggagggagatggggggcaAAAG CAGGTGGAACAGAAGTCATCGGCAACTCTGCTTCTGACTTGGGGCCTGGAGGACGTGGAACATGTGTTCTCTGAGGAGGATTACCACACACTCACCAACTACAAAGCCTTTAGCCAGTTCATGAG GCCCCTGATTGCTAAGAAGAATCCTAAGATCCCAATGTCTAAGATGATGACCATCCTTGGGGCCAAGTGGAGAGAGTTCAGCGCCAACAACCCCTTCAAGGGGTCGGCAGCTGCTGtggcggcagcggcggcagcggcggccgCAGCTGTAGCTGAGCAGGTGTCAGCAGCTGTCTCATCGGCCACCCCCATAGCACCTTCCGGACCCCCTGCCCTTCCACCACCCCCTGCTGCTGATatccagcccccacccatccgaAGAGCCAAAACCAAAGAGGGCAAAG GTCCAGGCCACAAGAGGCGGAGTAAGAGCCCCCGAGTGCCTGATGGACGCAAGAAGCTTCGGGGAAAGAAGATGGCCCCACTCAAAATCAAACTAGGGCTGCTGGGCggcaagaggaagaagggaggctCG TATGTTTTCCAGAGTGACGAGGGCCCTGAACCAGAGGCTGAGGAGTCAGACCTGGACAGTGGCAGTGTCCACAGTGCCTCAGGCCGCCCTGATGGCCCTGTCCGCACCAAGAAACTGAAGAGAGGCCGgccaggaaggaagaagaagaagg TCCTGGGCTGTCCTGCAGTGGCCGGGGAGGAGGAGGTTGATGGCTACGAGACGGATCACCAGGATTACTGTGAGGTGTGCCAGCAGGGTGGGGAAATTATTCTGTGTGACACCTGCCCTCGTGCCTACCACCTCGTCTGCCTCGATCCTGAGCTTGACCGGGCTCCTGAGGGCAAATGGAGCTGCCCCCACTGT GAGAAGGAGGGGGTACAGTGGGAggccaaggaggaggaggaagactatgaagaggagggggaagaggagggggagaaggaggaagaggacgaCCACATGGAGTACTGCCGTGTGTGCAAGGATGGCGGGGAGCTCCTGTGCTGTGACGCCTGCATCTCCTCCTACCACATTCACTGCCTGAACCCCCCGCTGCCTGACATCCCCAACGGCGAGTGGCTGTGTCCCCGATGCACA TGTCCCGTGCTGAAAGGCCGTGTGCAGAAGATCCTACACTGGCGGTGGGGGGAGCCCCCTGTGGCAGTGCCGGCCCCCCAACAGGCAGACGGGAATCCAGATGCCCCGCCCGCGCGTCCTCTTCAAGGCAGATCGGAGAGAGAGTTCTTTGTCAAGTGGGTAGGACTGTCCTACTGGCACTGCTCCTGGGCCAAGGAGCTTCAG CTGGAAATTTTCCACTTGGTAATGTACCGAAACTATCAACGGAAGAATGACATGGACGAGCCCCCACCCCTCGACTACGGCTCTGGTGAGGATGATGGGAAGAGTGACAAACGCAAGGTGAAGGACCCGCACTATGCCGAGATGGAGGAGAAGTACTATCGTTTCGGCATCAAGCCAGAGTGGATGACCGTCCACCGGATCATCAACCACAG TGTGGATAAGAAGGGAAATTACCACTATCTAGTGAAATGGAGGGACTTGCCATATGACCAGTCCACGTGGGAGGAAGATGAAATGAACATCCCTGAATATGAAGACCATAAACAAAGCTACTGGAGACACCG AGAACTAATTATGGGGGAGGACCCCGCCCAGCCCCGCAagtataagaagaagaagaaggagctgCAGGGTGATGGGCCTCCCAGCTCTCCTACTAATGAT CCGACAGTGAAATACGAGACTCAGCCCCGGTTCATCACAGCCACTGGAGGCACGCTGCACATGTATCAGCTGGAGGGCTTGAACTGGCTGCGCTTCTCGTGGGCCCAGGGCACTGACACCATTCTGGCTGATGAGATGGGACTGGGCAAGACCATACAAACCATCGTCTTCCTCTACTCACTGTATAAGGAG GGCCACACAAAGGGTCCCTTCCTGGTGAGCGCCCCGCTCTCCACCATCATTAACTGGGAGCGGGAGTTCCAGATGTGGGCACCCAAGTTCTATGTGGTGACGTACACGGGTGACAAGGACAGCCGAGCCATCATTCGTGAGAATGAGTTTTCCTTTGAAGACAACGCCATCAAAGGTGGCAAGAAAGCTTTTAAGATGAAG AGGGAGGCGCAGGTGAAGTTCCATGTTCTCCTGACATCATATGAGCTGATCACCATTGATCAGGCAGCTCTTGGCTCCATCCGCTGGGCCTGTCTCGTGGTGGATGAGGCCCATCGGCTCAAGAACAACCAGTCCAAG tttttcagGGTCCTCAATGGCTACAAGATAGATCATAAGTTGCTGCTGACAGGGACTCCACTGCAGAATAACCTGGAGGAGCTCTTCCATCTGCTGAACTTCCTCACCCCAGAGAGGTTTAA CAatctggaaggcttcctggaggagtttGCCGACATATCCAAAGAAGACCAGATTAAGAAACTTCATGACTTGCTGGGGCCACATATGCTGAGGAGGCTCAAGGCTGATGTCTTTAAGAATATGCCGGCCAAGACAGAGCTCATCGTCCGCGTGGAGCTGAGCCCCATGCAGAA GAAATACTACAAGTATATCCTGACCCGAAATTTTGAGGCCTTGAACTCACGAGGAGGTGGGAACCAAGTGTCATTGCTTAACATCATGATGGATCTTAAGAAGTGCTGCAACCATCCGTATCTCTTTCCTGTGGCTGCTATG GAGTCCCCCAAACTTCCCAGTGGGGCATATGAGGGTGGGGCACTTATTAAGGCATCTGGGAAGCTCATGCTGTTGCAGAAGATGCTGCGGAAGCTGAAGGAGCAAGGACACAGAGTGCTCATCTTCTCGCAG ATGACCAAAATGTTAGACTTGCTAGAGGACTTCTTAGACTACGAAGGCTACAAGTATGAGCGCATTGACGGCGGCATCACTGGtgccctgaggcaggaggccATCGATCGCTTCAATG CTCCTGGGGCCCAACAATTCTGCTTCCTCCTGTCCACCCGGGCTGGAGGGCTGGGCATCAATCTGGCCACTGCCGACACTGTCATCATCTTTGATTCAGACTGGAACCCCCATAATGATATCCAG GCCTTCAGCCGTGCTCATCGGATCGGCCAGGCCAACAAAGTGATGATCTACCGGTTTGTGACTCGCGCATCAGTGGAAGAGCGAATCACACAGGTGGCCAAGAGAAAGATGATGCTGACGCATCTGGTGGTGCGGCCTGGGCTGGGCTCCAAGGCGGGCTCCATGTCCAAGCAGGAGCTGGATGACATCCTCAAATTTGGCACCGAGGAGCTATTTAAGGATGAAAATGAGG GGGAGAACAAGGAGGAGGACAGCAGTGTGATTCACTATGACAACGAGGCCATCGCTCGGCTCCTGGACCGGAACCAGGATGCAACTGAGGACACTGACGTGCAGAACATGAATGAGTATCTCAGCTCCTTCAAGGTGGCCCAGTACGTGGTGAGGGAAGAAGACAAG ATTGAGGAAATTGAACGCGAGATCATCAAGCAGGAGGAGAACGTGGATCCCGACTACTGGGAGAAGCTGCTGAGACACCACTACGAGCAGCAGCAGGAAGACCTGGCCCGCAACCTCGGCAAAGGCAAGAGGGTCCGCAAGCAGGTTAACTACAACGATGCTGCTCAGGAGGACCAAG ATAACCAGTCAGAGTACTCAGTGGGATcagaggaggaggatgaagacTTTGATGAGCGTCCTGAAG GGCGTCGACAGTCCAAGAGGCAGCTCCGGAACGAAAAGGATAAGCCACTGCCTCCACTGCTGGCTCGAGTTGGGGGCAACATTGAG GTGTTGGGATTCAACACCCGTCAGCGGAAGGCCTTCCTCAATGCTGTGATGCGCTGGGGCATGCCACCACAGGACGCCTTCACCACCCAGTGGCTGGTGCGGGACCTCAGGGGCAAGACTGAAAAAGAGTTCAA GGCCTATGTGTCTTTGTTCATGCGCCATCTCTGTGAGCCCGGGGCAGACGGCTCTGAAACCTTTGCTGACGGGGTCCCTCGGGAGGGACTGAGTCGCCAGCAAGTGTTGACCCGCATTGGAGTCATGTCTCTCGTCAAGAAGAAG GTTCAGGAGTTTGAGCACATCAATGGGCGCTGGTCTATGCCGGAGCTGATGCCCGACCCCAGTGCTGACTCCAAGCGTTCCTCCAGAGCCTCCTCTCCTACCAAAACGTCTCCCACCACTCCTGAGGCTTCTGCTGCAAACAGTCCCTGCACCTCAAAACCTG CTACTCCAGCTCCCAGTGAGAAAGGAGATGGCGTAAGGACACCTCTGGAGAAGGATGAAGCAGAAAACCAGGAGGAGAAGCCAGAGAAGAATAGCAAAATTGGGGAGAAGATGGAAACAGAG GCTGatacccccagcccagccccatcACTTGGGGAGCGGCTGGAGCCAAGGAAGATTCCTCTAGAGGATGAGGTGCCAGGGGTACCTGGAGAGATGGAGCCTGAACCTGGGTACCGTGGGGACAGAGAGAAGTCAG CCACGGAGTCGACGCCaggagagaggggggaggagaagccGATGGATGGACAGGAACACAGGGAGAGGCCGGAGGGGGAGACGGGGGATTTGGGCAAGAGAG CAGAAGATGTAAAAGGGGACCGGGAGCTTCGACCTGGGCCTCCTCGAGACGAGCCGCGGTCCAACGGGCGACGtgaggagaaggcagagaagcCGCGGTTCATGTTCAATATTGCAGACGGTGGCTTCACAG AGCTCCACACGCTGTGGCAGAATGAGGAACGGGCAGCTGTTTCCTCGGGGAAACTCAATGAGATCTGGCACCGAAGACATGACTATTGGCTTCTGGCTGGGATTGTCCT CCATGGCTACGCACGGTGGCAGGACATCCAGAATGATGCTCAGTTTGCCATTATCAACGAGCCATTTAAAACTGAAGCCAATAAGGGGAACTTTCTGGAGATGAAAAATAAGTTCCTGGCGCGGAGATTCAAG CTCCTGGAGCAGGCGCTGGTGATTGAGGAGCAGCTGCGGCGGGCGGCCTACCTGAACCTATCACAGGAGCCGGCGCACCCCGCCATGGCCCTCCACGCCCGCTTCGCCGAGGCCGAGTGCCTGGCCGAGAGCCACCAGCACCTCTCCAAGGAGTCGTTGGCGGGGAACAAGCCGGCCAACGCCGTGCTGCACAAGG TGACTGATTCCTGGCCCCTTTGA